The segment TTGATACAGATGCGATCACCCACGCCCTTCAGACAAAACAGCTGGATTTTGCTGCACTTGATGTTTTTGAAGAAGAACCTTTGCCTAAAGATCATCCTTTATGGCAGTTACCAAATGTTTTGATCACTCCGCATATTGCAGGAATCACTCCCCATTTCCAACGTGCCTTTATGGAAATTTTCACAGAGAACCTCAGAAGTTACGTTACTTCTAACTCATTGATCAGAAACGAAGTCGTTTTGAATAAAGGATACTAAAAAAAAACTGTTCTGGGTTTTAGTTGTTCGACTAAACCTCAGAACAGTTTTCTCTTATGATCTAAATTTCTCGTTTAACGTTTTTTTCGGTCTCTTTCACGATAAATTGTGGACGTTTTTTCGTTTCTAAGAAAATCTTCCCGATATATTTACCAATGATCCCAAGGCAAAGCAACTGTAATCCGCCAACAAAAAGTAAAATCGAAACTAGTGACGGCCATCCGCTGGTAGGATCACCAAACAACAGCGCCCGTACAATAATAAAGAGCAACGCGATACCAGATCCGAAACACGAAATGGCACCAATAAATGACGCGATATTTAATGGCGCATCAGAGAAATTGATGATTCCGTCGATAGAATACTTGAAAAGTTTCCAGAAAGACCATGAAGTTTCCCCTGCTACTCGTTCACGGTTTTCGTAAGAGATGTATTTTGTGTCAAAGCCCACCCAACTAAAGATTCCTTTTGAAAAGCGGTTATACTCCGTCAATTCCAAAATCGCATCCACCATTTGCCGAGTCATTAATCGAAAATCTCTAGCACCATCCACCATTTCTGTTTCTCCGATTTTATTGACGATCTTATAAAATGCACGAGCAAAGAAACTCCGCACAACCGGCTCTCCTTCTCGATCAGCTCTCCGGGTACCTATGCAATCATAGTTTTCAGTCTCGATCAAGCGGACCATTTCTGGAAGCAAATCAGGCGGGTCTTGCAAATCAGCA is part of the Enterococcus mediterraneensis genome and harbors:
- a CDS encoding glycosyltransferase family 2 protein, with protein sequence MLSIIVPCYNEEESIPYFLEEVNKVKSKLHHELEFIFINDGSQDNTLEVLRQMHQRYPSELRYISFSRNFGKEAALYAGLQAAKGDLVTVMDADLQDPPDLLPEMVRLIETENYDCIGTRRADREGEPVVRSFFARAFYKIVNKIGETEMVDGARDFRLMTRQMVDAILELTEYNRFSKGIFSWVGFDTKYISYENRERVAGETSWSFWKLFKYSIDGIINFSDAPLNIASFIGAISCFGSGIALLFIIVRALLFGDPTSGWPSLVSILLFVGGLQLLCLGIIGKYIGKIFLETKKRPQFIVKETEKNVKREI